DNA sequence from the Epinephelus fuscoguttatus linkage group LG2, E.fuscoguttatus.final_Chr_v1 genome:
ATCCTTTAGATTATGAACCTCGACCAAAACTgggacgcacacacacacaatgtgagCATCCGCCTCACATTCAATCATCATTAAGCGTATATTCACCTTGTCAGTCATCATCTCAGCTGTATGCTAATGTGGGTTACAGTTTATCTAGTTGTGCTTGGCACGAATCCCTTTTAAGTAGTTCTTCCAGCGCTTCACTACATCCTTGAAGATGGGAGCGTTGTCTATGGatgccagcagctgcagctggttAATGTGTGTGGTGTGATAGTCCCAGCGTGCCAGGTTGGGCGCTGTTCCCAACATAAAGTGACGCAAGTCGTAGATGCTTCCAGACCCTGTGTCAAAGAGCGGCAGCATGGCCTTCAGCGACTCCATGCCACGGCTGAACAGCTGCCCCGCCTCCCTGCCGAGCTTCTCCCCGGCTGTCTCAGTCAAGTCGTAGAGTCCCAGCAGGGAGTAGATGAAGCCGTTGAGGACAAAGGAACTGGGCGTGGTGGGGTACTCTTCATACCAGTCGTATTTGTTCATGAACACAGCTTTGACCCCGTGCTGCGCTGAAGGCACCTTGTAGGGTCCAACTGCCTTGAGGGCAGCATTGAGGTACGCTTGGTCCTTGGTGAGGAGGTACGCTCTCACCAGAGTGGACATGGCCTGGCCCTGAGCCATGGCCGAGTACCAGCCGGGCTCCAGAGGCCGGAAGCCTTCACCTAGTTTACGGGTGACCATGATGGGCCAGCCACCTCGCTCGTCCTGGTTGCGTATCAGCCAGTCACTGGCGGCAAAGAAGGCGGCCATGTGGGCGGTGGTGGAGATGGTGACGTTGTCAACAAAGCCACGCCCATGTAGGACTAATCGCACCACCCGTCTGGGCATGATCTGAGCGGAAACACAGACGCAAGGGCAGACAAAATTACTGAACACTGGAATTATGATTTGGCATCAATTCAAAATCTCTTTCACTGTCAattaatctgtcgattattttctcaatgattaattagttgtttggtctacaaaatgtcagaaaatgttgaaaaataaaaaaaaagtttagatattttgtcaatgaaaatgtgtgggaccCCTGGATAACTAAATTATCAACGCAGTGAATAAACAGTATCATCTCTCGTCCAGTTTCATGGTTATCTAAACACAGGTGTTTTTTATTAAAGGTACTTTCGGCACCAACCgtctgacacaaactgacctTAGTGGCCTTCACAGCCTTGGTGTTGGACAGCCCGACGCCCTTCCTGAGGTCGGTGAGCAGGTCTCGGGTCAGAGTGCTCCAGGTGGTCCGTGGCCCGACACCATACGTAATTTCGTGGTCTCTGAAGGCGATGAGCTGTGTGCTGGTCACGTAGTGGATAGTGAACGGCGGGCCCTTCTCTGTGGTTTCCAGGACGACAGACACGCTGCCATTGGAGACAAACTTGATGTCCAAGCTGAGGATGAAGTCTTTGGAGTTACCCAGCTGGAGGGACACGCCTTCGGAGGACTCTGTGGTGGCGGGATGAGAGGAGGATGTTAAAGGTACACTATTGGGACATTTTTGTAATTCTGCATTATTCCGATAATTAAAATTATCGCTGATAAATAGCCCCGATAATACAAAGCCAGATtgctttcattgacttaacaAAGGAAGAACCTACACACCCTAACACAGTGTGTGGTGGTACATGTACCTTTAACCTTGGTTTGCAAGCCActaataaacacagagaagaacaacAACTGCAGTACGCTGTCTAGAGGGCAAAACATGTCGCGGTGTGGACGTCTTTCGCAGTTCAGAGCAAGACAACAGGATTGTGCTGAGGGTCTGATCTCTGACTGCCCAACACCCCACATCTTCGCCTTTCTTACCCTCAGGTGTacataaactacaggttatactcaacaaaaatgtgaaactatTGGTTATCCTATCAGTTATCAGCCATGAGCAGTAGGTAATTATTGGTTATCAGTGTCAGttgaaaaaatccatatcagtgCATCCCTATACACGATGCAAAATGTTTCTAAAACCAACATTTAGACTCATACAACAGTAACCCCTCTTAATCATCACTTAGAAGTGTGCgatggtgtatttttctgcagagaatctgccctctgtctgtattttctaattttcttcttatttacgGTGTTCAGGACGTTTATTGGCGTGCGCCCCGACAGTGCTCGGCTGAGCTCGGTGCTCGATACAAAGGAAgtaaccaggtgccagaccgtaagcaacaggcatccaagagaaacAGCACTGGGAAAAACGCAAATATGACGAGGCGAAATGCCAAATGAGAGTCAATCTGGGGTTGccttttactttcagttttgctggcaggtgtgtttacaaacagtaacagtatacctttaaaaacTTGTAAGAATTGCAGTAGAAAACAGGTTTTGTCGTGTTTCATCAGGTGCATCTGGTCTAAAAAAAACCATGACTAACCTCATTTGACTGAATTTACAAACTCTGGAAGAAAATGGTCTATTTTTAGCAGACTGACTGGAAGCCTTTTACAGCGCCTGTCTCCTTTGATGTTTCAATAAAAGCTCGTCTTTGTCCTCATGTTCCCAAGATTCACTCTGTAGTCACATTCTGAAATGATCAATAACAGTCAGATAACATCTGTGGTCAAAACCTGACTCTTTATTACTGAGGGTCTTGTAGCGTTATTACCTGTGTGAAGtgcctcactgtgtgtgtgtgagtgtgagacagagagaaagtctCCAAATGCACACAGAGACAGGCTTCTCATGGGATGTACAGTACAGATGTGTCACTGCACACAGAGCTTAATTAGGAGGAGGACATAAGGGAGGGAACAGAGGGAGGAAAGACACAGAGTGGTGGGAAGAAGAGTGAAAGAGTAAGTTTATGCACTGCACCAACTTTTCCATTTGCATCTCCACATCTCATCTCTTCAAAGCTCAAAGTAACCAATGATATTCAGTTGCCACACTGCCACCGCTCCTCTTACATTATACCAACTCAGTACCAGGCACTTCAGTTGCTGTTGTGAATTCATTTCAACGCTCTTAAACACTAACAGCTTCTGGAATGATCTCTCCTTTGGCCTCGTTACTCCGTCTGca
Encoded proteins:
- the glceb gene encoding D-glucuronyl C5-epimerase B, which encodes MRCLAARVNYKTLIVICALFTLITVLLWNRCSSDTTLRFLPRAALVAPSPKVGDASISSQQHPPQPPEPPPVVGVVAGIKNEEIDCLINDESTIKGRREGGEIYLPFSWMEKYFEVYGKVVQYDGYDRFEFQHSYSKVYTQREPYHPDGVFMSFEGYNVEVRDRVKCISGVEGVPLSTQWGPQGYFYAIQIAQYGLSHYSKNLTERPPHVEVYDTAEDRDSRASTAPWSVPKGCGLSRVHDKTRATSVRQFSAPESSEGVSLQLGNSKDFILSLDIKFVSNGSVSVVLETTEKGPPFTIHYVTSTQLIAFRDHEITYGVGPRTTWSTLTRDLLTDLRKGVGLSNTKAVKATKIMPRRVVRLVLHGRGFVDNVTISTTAHMAAFFAASDWLIRNQDERGGWPIMVTRKLGEGFRPLEPGWYSAMAQGQAMSTLVRAYLLTKDQAYLNAALKAVGPYKVPSAQHGVKAVFMNKYDWYEEYPTTPSSFVLNGFIYSLLGLYDLTETAGEKLGREAGQLFSRGMESLKAMLPLFDTGSGSIYDLRHFMLGTAPNLARWDYHTTHINQLQLLASIDNAPIFKDVVKRWKNYLKGIRAKHN